The Cyprinus carpio isolate SPL01 chromosome A19, ASM1834038v1, whole genome shotgun sequence genome has a segment encoding these proteins:
- the LOC109056519 gene encoding U3 small nucleolar RNA-associated protein 18 homolog produces the protein MDSSESSARKQRKTPKRPLSEDASAAEERVKQKKHAALCATLGGEDASVRLLEELVFGAEEQLSERLAQDSSVLLEDDSGSESPARPVVRSAVWEDEDDELDEEVDMTHRFRRDFKKSAAENKMTKQRLQQRLKEQFQKAMGGTPNWAEVTAKRSQKKEAGTEDEDEGEELMRRTGDFIGSSDSLPKGIIKMKKCLNANSESPCGDQLSSVQFHPSAQIVMTAGLGPQLSVFQVDGKSNPKIQTIHLENYPVNKALFSADGEHIVATGLRNKLFYIYDMMEGKVIPVCGVRGLNEQRVSDFQVSPDGKYLLLSGSSGYLHLMTTKTREVIRSMKMNGSVCSAAFTSDSSKIFANSQEGEVFIWDVQSSKCLKKFADDGCVRGTSLALSRDGLYLACGSQSGVVNIYSQKDCLHTLEPRPLKAVMNLVTAATSLCFNSTSEILAIASRADDEANRLVHLPSFTVFSNFPRFQKKTIFRTRCLDFSPRSGFYTVANNKGNALLFRLLHYTDF, from the exons ATGGATTCGTCCGAATCTTCCGCTAGAAAACAAAGAAAGACTCCGAAGAGGCCGCTGAGCGAGGATGCGAGCGCGGCGGAGGAGCGTGTGAAGCAGAAGAAGCACGCGGCGCTGTGCGCGACGCTCGGCGGGGAGGACGCGTCCGTCAGGCTGCTGGAGGAGCTGGTGTTCGGCGCGGAGGAGCAGCTGAGCGAGCGTCTGGCGCAG gACAGCAGTGTGTTGCTGGAGGATGACAGCGGCTCCGAGAGCCCGGCGCGGCCCGTCGTCAGGAGCGCTGTGTGGGAGGATGAGGACGATGAGCTGGACGAAGA gGTTGACATGACACATCGGTTTCGCAGAGACTTTAAAAAGAGTGCAGCAGAGAATAAAATGACCAAACAGAGGCTACAGCAGCGCTTAAAGGAGCA GTTTCAGAAAGCCATGGGCGGCACACCCAACTGGGCAGAAGTGACCGCGAAGAGGAGTCAGAAGAAAG AAGCTGGGactgaagatgaggatgaaggtGAAGAGCTGATGCGCAGGACTGGGGACTTCATCGGCTCGTCTGACAGTCTGCCGAAGGGCATCATTAAG ATGAAGAAATGCTTGAATGCGAACAGTGAGAGTCCCTGCGGTGATCAGCTGAGCTCAGTGCAGTTTCACCCGTCCGCACAGATCGTGATGACCGCAGGCCTGGGTCCT CAGCTGAGTGTGTTCC AGGTGGATGGCAAGAGCAACCCAAAGATCCAGACCATCCATCTGGAGAACTATCCCGTGAATAAGGCTTTGTTCAGTGCTGATGGGGAGCATATAGTGGCGACTGGACTGAGGAACAAGCTCTTCTACATCTATGACATGATGGAAGGCAAAGTTATCCCTGTGTGTGGTGTCCGAG GTCTGAATGAGCAGAGGGTGTCGGactttcaggtttctccagatgGGAAGTATCTTCTCCTCTCGGGGTCTTCAGGATATCTCCATCTCATGACCACGAAG ACCAGGGAAGTGATCCGGAGCATGAAGATGAATGGCAGTGTGTGCTCTGCGGCTTTCACCAGCGACAGCAGCAAGATCTTTGCCAACTCCC aggAAGGGGAGGTGTTCATCTGGGACGTGCAGAGCAGTAAGTGTCTGAAGAAGTTTGCGGATGACGGCTGTGTCAGAGGAACGTCTCTTGCGCTGTCCCGGGACGGCCTGTATCTGGCCTGTGG GTCTCAGAGCGGCGTGGTGAACATCTACTCGCAGAAGGACTGTCTGCACACGCTGGAGCCCAGGCCTCTGAAGGCCGTCATGAACCTGGTGACAGCGGCCACCTCTCTGTGCTTCAACAGCACCTCCGAGATCCTGGCCATCGCTTCCAGAGCAGATGATGAGGCCAACCGGCTG gTCCATCTACCGAGTTTCACAGTGTTCTCCAATTTCCCACGATTCCAAAAGAAGACGATATTTCGAACCCGTTGTCTGGATTTCTCCCCACGGAGTGGATTCTACACTGTGGCCAATAATAAAGGCAATGCTCTGCTCTTCAG GCTTCTGCATTATACTGACTTCTAG